From the Methanobacterium spitsbergense genome, one window contains:
- a CDS encoding Zn-ribbon domain-containing OB-fold protein yields MKDIVRGWRHIQQRYNLIGSKCSQCGNVFFPSRVLCPECRRKGKIEDFKFCGEGKIHTFSVIHTPTDEFKTLAPYVVAIIELDEGAHLTSQIVDCDPKTVEIGDEVEMVFRKIKAEGDDGVISYGYKFKLKN; encoded by the coding sequence ATGAAAGATATCGTAAGAGGTTGGCGTCATATTCAGCAGCGATACAATCTCATAGGATCAAAATGTTCACAATGTGGAAATGTTTTTTTCCCAAGTAGAGTATTATGCCCTGAATGTAGAAGAAAGGGTAAAATAGAAGATTTTAAGTTTTGTGGTGAGGGTAAGATCCATACATTCTCAGTTATACACACCCCCACAGATGAGTTTAAAACACTTGCACCCTACGTTGTTGCAATAATAGAATTGGATGAAGGCGCACATTTAACATCCCAAATAGTTGACTGTGATCCTAAAACTGTTGAAATAGGCGACGAAGTGGAAATGGTATTTAGAAAGATAAAAGCGGAAGGCGATGATGGAGTGATATCATATGGATACAAATTCAAGCTCAAAAACTAA
- the cfbA gene encoding sirohydrochlorin nickelochelatase, translating into MDTNSSSKTKIGVLLVGHGSRLPYGKDVVSQIAEMYREDQEFVVEVGFMNMSKPSIPEAITMLADKGAEKIIVTPVFLAHGVHTTEDIPRILGLNNGHDETGNKTHSHSHSHSHDHEEVKINFKGEIIYTEPLGADKRIADIVKDRVNDAL; encoded by the coding sequence ATGGATACAAATTCAAGCTCAAAAACTAAAATCGGTGTACTGCTAGTTGGTCATGGTAGCAGATTACCCTATGGAAAAGATGTTGTAAGTCAAATTGCTGAGATGTATCGTGAAGACCAAGAATTTGTGGTGGAGGTTGGTTTTATGAACATGTCAAAACCTTCCATACCCGAAGCAATAACCATGTTAGCTGATAAAGGTGCAGAAAAAATTATTGTTACTCCTGTTTTCCTTGCTCATGGAGTGCATACCACAGAAGATATTCCCCGAATTCTGGGACTTAACAATGGACATGATGAAACAGGGAACAAAACTCATAGCCACTCCCATAGTCACAGCCACGACCATGAAGAAGTTAAAATTAATTTTAAAGGCGAAATAATCTATACAGAACCCCTGGGAGCTGATAAAAGAATCGCCGATATAGTGAAAGACAGGGTAAATGATGCCCTCTAA
- the thiL gene encoding thiamine-phosphate kinase, whose protein sequence is MPSKISDLGEKLLIKRLLSKSKNPRLNSLFLDENSIKSLSDDAALLSLGENYLVACSDMLIQSTHFPKEMSPYQIGKKIVTVNVSDLAAMGAETIGIIVSMGLPKNMPLTDFDDLVDGVLDNCNKYGMALIGGDTNESSELTLSGTCLGIVGKKNVMMKNGAHPGDIVAVTGPLGLAAAGFKVLLNPFHKINPLEEDTKNLVIKHALEPEAKMKEGIILAKSNSISSATDITDGLLSELGELIDANENEIGFIISMKDLPIPKEVFDIANITCSDPLDMATAYGEDFELLLTVPPNLFNDLKTKLSIYKIGLVDSSGKIKMIDKAGNTNIITPRGYEHLK, encoded by the coding sequence ATGCCCTCTAAAATTTCTGATCTCGGGGAAAAACTTCTCATAAAAAGACTTTTGTCAAAGAGCAAGAATCCTCGATTAAATTCTCTTTTTTTAGATGAAAATTCAATTAAAAGCCTTTCTGACGATGCTGCACTCCTAAGTCTTGGAGAAAATTATTTGGTAGCATGTTCCGACATGTTAATACAATCTACACATTTCCCGAAGGAAATGAGCCCATATCAGATTGGTAAAAAAATAGTAACAGTTAATGTAAGTGACTTAGCAGCCATGGGTGCAGAAACAATTGGAATAATAGTTTCAATGGGACTTCCAAAAAACATGCCACTCACTGATTTTGATGATCTTGTTGATGGAGTTCTTGATAACTGTAATAAATATGGGATGGCCCTTATAGGTGGCGACACTAATGAATCATCTGAATTAACACTTTCCGGTACTTGTCTCGGAATTGTAGGAAAGAAAAACGTTATGATGAAAAATGGAGCACATCCGGGAGATATTGTTGCAGTCACAGGACCACTTGGCCTTGCAGCCGCAGGATTTAAAGTGCTTCTTAATCCATTCCATAAAATAAACCCTCTTGAAGAGGATACTAAAAATTTAGTAATAAAACATGCACTTGAACCTGAAGCAAAAATGAAAGAAGGAATTATTCTTGCAAAATCCAATTCAATAAGTTCTGCAACTGACATAACTGATGGCCTTCTTAGTGAATTGGGAGAATTAATCGATGCAAATGAGAATGAAATTGGATTTATAATTTCCATGAAAGATCTTCCCATACCAAAAGAAGTCTTTGATATTGCCAATATAACATGTAGTGACCCTTTGGATATGGCTACTGCATATGGTGAAGATTTCGAACTCCTACTAACAGTACCCCCAAATCTTTTTAATGATTTAAAAACCAAATTGTCTATTTATAAAATTGGATTAGTTGATTCTTCCGGCAAGATCAAAATGATAGATAAAGCAGGAAATACAAATATAATAACACCTAGGGGTTACGAACATCTGAAGTAA
- the amrS gene encoding AmmeMemoRadiSam system radical SAM enzyme yields the protein MKKEAILYDKMGKSLNCKVCERRCLISDGKRGFCDMRESFDGKLFTLNYAAASSVAIDPIEKKPLFHFYPGSTVLSLGSIGCNFRCKHCQNWNISQAALEDISLREILPEDAVKLAKEYKCKSIAWTYNEPTMWLEYTIDSAKLAKKEGLKTVYVTNGYMTKESLGMIGPHLDAANVDLKGMSEQFYKELCDAKMQPVLDNIKRIYDKKIHLEITNLMIPGYNDSEKNIKALVNFMVEEIGVEVPLHFTRFFPYYKLKNIPPTAVADLEKAHKIATDAGMKYVYIGNVPSGTGENTYCYSCGELLVERNGYQIMVDDLKKEKKCPSCGTGIDIVTE from the coding sequence TTGAAAAAAGAAGCTATTTTATACGACAAAATGGGTAAATCATTGAACTGTAAAGTTTGTGAAAGAAGATGTTTAATTTCCGACGGTAAACGTGGTTTCTGTGACATGCGTGAAAGTTTTGACGGAAAATTGTTTACCTTGAATTATGCAGCTGCTTCTTCGGTAGCAATTGACCCTATAGAAAAGAAACCTTTATTCCATTTTTATCCCGGTTCAACTGTGTTATCACTTGGATCTATAGGATGCAACTTCAGATGCAAACACTGCCAAAACTGGAACATTTCCCAAGCAGCACTTGAAGATATTTCACTTCGTGAAATACTGCCTGAAGATGCTGTGAAACTTGCAAAGGAATATAAATGTAAATCCATTGCTTGGACCTACAACGAACCAACAATGTGGTTAGAATATACAATTGACTCTGCTAAACTTGCAAAAAAAGAAGGATTAAAGACAGTTTATGTTACCAACGGATATATGACCAAAGAATCTCTTGGAATGATTGGCCCCCATCTTGATGCAGCAAATGTAGACTTGAAAGGAATGTCTGAGCAATTTTATAAGGAATTATGTGATGCAAAGATGCAACCCGTACTTGACAATATAAAAAGAATCTATGACAAAAAAATTCATTTAGAAATAACCAATCTGATGATACCCGGATATAATGACTCAGAAAAAAATATTAAAGCCCTTGTGAATTTTATGGTAGAAGAAATAGGTGTTGAAGTACCTTTACATTTTACAAGATTCTTTCCCTACTATAAACTAAAAAACATCCCTCCAACAGCAGTTGCAGACCTTGAAAAAGCCCATAAAATCGCTACAGATGCAGGTATGAAATATGTGTATATAGGTAATGTACCTTCTGGTACTGGGGAAAATACATACTGTTATAGCTGTGGAGAACTTCTTGTTGAGAGAAATGGTTATCAGATTATGGTAGATGATCTTAAAAAGGAAAAAAAATGCCCTTCATGCGGTACAGGCATTGATATTGTAACAGAATAG
- a CDS encoding UbiD family decarboxylase, which translates to MRDFLKAIENDFKVINVENEISTKYEVSKFLKQHDKEVVIFKNIKESEMGIISGICNTREKIARSISVTVPQITSRIVEATENPTPIEKIETTTKNFQVSMDADLTKLPVPTYYRKDGGAYLTAGVIIAKDPETGVRNASIHRMLVNGTDMLGVRIVPRNLYTYYKKAEEFEKPLEIAIAIGMHPATLLASCTSIPITSDELEVANTFHNGELKLIKCDTVDLEVPDCEILLEGQILPHERAPEGPFVDLTDTYDVIRQEPIIKLSKMHYKNNPLYHAIMPAGNEHKLLQGLPQEPRIYKAVQNTVPTVRNVVLTEGGCCWLHAAISIQKQTPGDGKNVIMAALAAHPSLKHCVVVDEDIDIFNGADIEYAIATRVKGDEDILIIPGARGSSLDPRATPEGTTTKVGVDATKLLDKKEKFERVSKMLD; encoded by the coding sequence ATGAGAGATTTTTTAAAGGCCATTGAAAATGATTTTAAAGTTATAAATGTTGAAAATGAAATATCAACTAAATATGAAGTTTCTAAATTCTTAAAGCAACACGATAAAGAAGTTGTGATTTTCAAGAATATTAAAGAAAGTGAAATGGGAATAATATCTGGTATCTGTAACACAAGAGAAAAAATTGCACGTTCCATATCGGTAACAGTGCCTCAGATCACTTCTAGGATAGTTGAAGCAACTGAAAATCCAACTCCTATTGAGAAGATTGAGACCACAACAAAAAATTTTCAGGTATCTATGGATGCAGATCTCACCAAATTACCCGTACCAACCTACTATCGAAAGGATGGTGGAGCATATTTAACAGCAGGTGTTATAATAGCTAAAGATCCTGAAACAGGAGTTAGGAATGCATCAATTCATAGAATGCTAGTGAATGGTACTGATATGTTGGGAGTTAGAATTGTTCCAAGAAACCTCTATACCTATTACAAAAAGGCAGAAGAATTCGAAAAACCTCTAGAAATTGCAATTGCAATAGGAATGCATCCGGCAACTCTACTTGCATCTTGTACATCTATTCCAATTACATCTGATGAATTAGAGGTTGCAAACACGTTTCATAATGGTGAATTGAAACTTATAAAATGTGATACTGTTGATCTAGAGGTCCCTGATTGTGAGATACTTCTTGAAGGCCAGATACTACCTCATGAACGTGCTCCAGAAGGGCCTTTTGTTGATCTTACAGATACTTATGATGTTATTAGACAAGAACCAATTATAAAACTTTCAAAAATGCATTATAAAAATAATCCACTCTATCATGCCATAATGCCTGCTGGAAATGAACATAAACTACTTCAGGGATTACCTCAGGAACCCAGGATATATAAAGCGGTTCAAAATACTGTCCCCACAGTTAGAAATGTTGTTTTGACTGAGGGAGGTTGTTGTTGGTTACATGCAGCAATATCTATTCAAAAACAAACGCCTGGCGACGGTAAAAATGTTATAATGGCTGCTCTAGCGGCACATCCTTCGTTGAAACATTGTGTAGTAGTTGATGAAGATATAGATATCTTCAATGGTGCTGATATTGAATATGCAATTGCAACAAGAGTTAAAGGCGATGAAGATATCTTAATTATTCCTGGTGCTAGAGGATCATCTCTTGATCCGCGTGCAACTCCGGAGGGTACTACAACAAAAGTAGGTGTTGACGCAACTAAATTATTGGATAAAAAAGAGAAATTTGAAAGGGTCAGTAAGATGTTGGATTAA
- the purE gene encoding 5-(carboxyamino)imidazole ribonucleotide mutase — MEPKVMIILGSASDFNVAEKSINILEILGISYDVRVASAHRTHEKVKKIVEESTANGVEVFIGIAGLSAHLPGIIAANTHKPVVGVPVSVKLGGLDALFATVQMPVGAPVATVGIDRGENGAILAAQMVGIHDVHVRTKLSKMRREFFFKIKKDEEKLAEKLTGKYYSRHSFEIDELGGSNEYNLEDYDDPKYPDVAVIAGSYSDIKVAKKTTMFLDKMRIIYDSTVISPIRHPKKFESYMEETKAVKLYIAISGLSAHVTGAVVAFTEKPVIGVPCAKRLDGIDALLSMVNMPPGVPVATLGIDSGGNAALLAAEMLALGDLSVKQELLQFKGNMDCQ; from the coding sequence ATGGAACCAAAAGTCATGATAATATTGGGAAGTGCATCAGATTTTAATGTGGCAGAGAAGTCAATTAATATACTGGAAATCCTAGGTATTTCCTACGATGTAAGGGTTGCATCTGCACACAGAACTCATGAGAAGGTAAAAAAGATCGTAGAAGAGTCCACTGCAAATGGTGTTGAAGTTTTTATTGGAATAGCAGGGCTTTCAGCCCATTTGCCAGGTATAATAGCTGCAAACACGCACAAACCAGTAGTAGGGGTACCTGTTTCTGTTAAACTTGGAGGGCTTGATGCACTTTTTGCTACAGTACAAATGCCAGTTGGTGCGCCAGTTGCAACGGTCGGTATTGATCGTGGCGAAAATGGGGCTATATTAGCTGCCCAGATGGTTGGTATACACGATGTTCATGTAAGAACAAAACTTTCAAAAATGAGAAGAGAATTTTTCTTCAAAATAAAGAAAGATGAAGAAAAGCTTGCTGAAAAATTAACAGGGAAATATTATTCAAGACATTCATTTGAAATTGACGAACTAGGAGGATCTAATGAATACAATCTTGAGGATTACGATGATCCAAAATATCCGGATGTTGCTGTTATAGCAGGAAGCTATTCAGATATAAAAGTTGCAAAAAAAACAACTATGTTTCTTGATAAAATGAGAATTATCTATGATTCAACTGTAATATCTCCAATAAGACATCCTAAAAAATTTGAAAGTTACATGGAAGAAACTAAGGCTGTTAAATTATACATTGCCATTTCAGGACTTTCAGCACATGTGACCGGGGCAGTAGTGGCCTTCACTGAAAAACCTGTAATTGGAGTTCCGTGTGCAAAAAGACTTGATGGAATAGATGCACTGCTTTCAATGGTGAATATGCCTCCTGGTGTACCTGTTGCTACTCTTGGAATTGATTCTGGCGGTAATGCAGCTTTACTTGCGGCAGAAATGCTTGCTTTAGGAGATTTAAGTGTAAAACAAGAATTATTACAATTTAAGGGGAATATGGACTGTCAATAA
- a CDS encoding glycosyltransferase has product MYWIIMMFIVLLASIKTAGNNKNLSVSVIIPAYNEEKTVGHVVKVVKSLNYITEVIVVDDGSTDQTAIMASDAGAIIINHIKNRGKGAAIKTGFKNSKGDIVVFLDADIKNLTKSQVDNIIKPIMNGEADITKTKFKREAGRVTELTAKPLLNFFFPEIKFDQPLSGQFAAKRSFLNKIKLEDDYGVDVGIVLDADVMGMRVKEVDIGKVDHVLSTLTELNIVATEVVRTIVDRATAYGRITMIDSLGQYIRMEILGLSLASLGIFAIFFIRFVSLTIGLIITGVGVIVALYYIVKILKISLNVFSRSDGNIRNLKVFLKMHSPIIVSILILLAMMTTILGSVHVDNGKISIEPASRNLIIFNNPASNQTVDVRGPYTADSALENEFTIIRMPQEALATLELNYGDSIYINNQKYILNQTRPGEDNIMRIPNAARSVMGLNVGDIIRDGDLRNRFNNFYAVKAISTGNDSNLNLTEGVVITNNLDNGRTVDIFMNNQQISHTSGVFKNGTYSIYVNSVKYKTFTYNENNPTNTYYVEIGSNLFKIVIGGPELTDMDFAPSSTGKFLNFQY; this is encoded by the coding sequence GTGTATTGGATTATCATGATGTTTATTGTATTATTAGCCTCCATAAAAACAGCAGGCAATAATAAAAATCTGAGTGTATCGGTTATAATTCCTGCATACAACGAAGAAAAAACAGTGGGCCATGTTGTAAAGGTTGTTAAATCCCTAAATTATATAACAGAGGTTATTGTTGTTGATGATGGATCAACTGATCAAACAGCCATTATGGCCAGTGATGCAGGAGCAATAATAATAAACCATATTAAAAATAGGGGAAAAGGAGCAGCTATTAAAACTGGTTTTAAAAATTCCAAAGGGGACATAGTGGTATTTTTAGATGCAGATATTAAAAATCTAACCAAATCTCAAGTTGACAATATCATCAAACCCATAATGAATGGTGAAGCTGATATAACTAAGACCAAATTTAAGAGGGAAGCTGGGCGAGTTACTGAACTTACAGCTAAGCCATTATTAAATTTTTTCTTTCCAGAGATCAAATTTGATCAACCATTAAGCGGGCAATTTGCTGCGAAAAGATCTTTTTTAAACAAAATTAAACTAGAAGATGACTATGGTGTTGATGTGGGAATTGTTTTGGATGCCGATGTAATGGGTATGAGAGTTAAAGAAGTAGACATTGGTAAAGTAGATCATGTCCTCTCCACTCTAACCGAACTTAATATTGTTGCAACCGAAGTTGTGAGAACTATTGTTGATAGAGCAACAGCATATGGAAGGATCACCATGATCGACTCCCTTGGACAGTACATAAGAATGGAAATCCTAGGACTTTCACTAGCATCTCTTGGTATATTTGCTATTTTTTTCATACGTTTCGTGAGTTTAACAATTGGGTTGATAATTACAGGGGTAGGAGTGATAGTTGCCCTATACTATATTGTAAAGATACTTAAGATCTCGCTAAATGTGTTCTCAAGGTCCGATGGTAACATCAGAAATTTGAAAGTATTCCTTAAAATGCATTCTCCAATAATTGTATCAATACTGATACTTTTGGCAATGATGACAACTATTCTTGGTTCTGTTCACGTTGATAATGGCAAAATATCAATTGAACCCGCTTCAAGAAACCTTATAATATTTAACAATCCTGCCAGTAACCAAACCGTAGATGTAAGGGGGCCTTATACTGCTGATAGTGCACTTGAAAATGAATTTACAATTATAAGAATGCCTCAAGAGGCTCTTGCCACATTAGAGCTTAATTACGGTGATTCGATCTACATAAACAATCAGAAGTATATTCTCAACCAGACTAGACCCGGTGAAGATAACATCATGCGGATTCCAAATGCTGCAAGAAGTGTAATGGGACTTAACGTGGGGGACATCATTAGAGATGGCGATCTCAGGAACAGATTCAATAATTTCTACGCTGTAAAAGCCATTTCCACAGGGAATGATAGTAATTTAAACCTCACCGAAGGTGTTGTAATAACCAATAATCTTGATAACGGCAGAACTGTGGACATATTCATGAACAACCAACAGATTTCTCATACTTCAGGAGTATTTAAAAATGGAACTTACTCAATTTATGTTAATAGTGTGAAATATAAGACGTTCACATATAATGAAAATAACCCTACAAACACTTACTATGTCGAAATTGGAAGCAACCTCTTTAAAATAGTAATTGGAGGCCCTGAACTTACAGATATGGATTTTGCCCCTTCTTCAACAGGTAAGTTCCTTAACTTCCAATATTAA
- the mmp11 gene encoding methanogenesis marker protein 11, which yields MEILTPDDLKTKFKDPWIAPYKKVITMVDDDQVELVEYHPCVAGSEWMVYQYKRTSDLVIDSKRDGDRHIYHLKIGKANMNLKPSFSAAGIEEVSVEEDEVKIVHAGLAGAGVGAAMCRGMAQGVKRVELYDIGGGSKVGRAAVVTPKMQKVVIGVDDTDTKQEGATWTLANNVGMELANRGFEYIDHVTCQLYPHNPNKTQNCVAIALVFAVEQGRRDELVEKTCQLLKKDTLSEKTAIAVLDGFKVPAKLRTYAEDTKKSMMYVEDAEKVAKEVGVQLVQVTGAAGEIGALAALGLYNDLKEAVKVYY from the coding sequence ATGGAAATATTAACCCCCGATGATTTAAAAACTAAATTTAAAGACCCCTGGATAGCACCTTACAAAAAAGTCATTACCATGGTAGATGATGACCAAGTTGAACTAGTAGAATATCATCCCTGTGTGGCTGGTTCTGAATGGATGGTTTACCAGTATAAAAGAACAAGCGATCTTGTAATTGATTCAAAAAGAGATGGAGACAGGCACATTTACCATCTTAAGATAGGTAAAGCAAATATGAATCTTAAACCGAGCTTTTCAGCTGCAGGAATAGAAGAAGTATCTGTTGAAGAGGATGAGGTGAAGATTGTACATGCTGGTCTTGCTGGAGCGGGTGTTGGCGCTGCTATGTGTCGAGGTATGGCACAAGGCGTAAAACGCGTAGAACTTTACGACATTGGTGGAGGATCAAAGGTAGGAAGAGCAGCTGTTGTAACTCCAAAAATGCAGAAGGTTGTTATTGGAGTTGATGATACAGACACAAAACAAGAAGGAGCTACATGGACACTTGCCAACAATGTTGGAATGGAACTTGCAAATAGGGGATTTGAATATATTGATCATGTCACATGTCAACTCTACCCACATAATCCAAATAAGACCCAAAATTGCGTTGCAATAGCACTTGTATTTGCAGTAGAGCAGGGAAGAAGGGATGAATTGGTAGAGAAAACATGCCAACTCCTTAAAAAAGACACACTTTCAGAAAAGACTGCAATAGCCGTTCTTGATGGATTTAAAGTGCCTGCTAAACTTAGAACATATGCTGAAGACACTAAAAAGTCTATGATGTATGTGGAAGATGCAGAAAAAGTAGCAAAAGAAGTAGGTGTACAGTTAGTTCAAGTTACAGGGGCCGCTGGGGAAATAGGGGCTTTAGCAGCACTTGGACTCTATAATGACTTGAAAGAAGCTGTGAAAGTATATTATTAA
- the ribH gene encoding 6,7-dimethyl-8-ribityllumazine synthase has translation MVKVRIGAVVSEFNYDITHMMLELAKEHAKFLESEITEVITVPGVFDMPLAIKKLLKQEDIDAVVTIGAVIEGATSHDEIVIQHASRKITDLSLDYNKPVALGITGPKMTRLEAHQRIDYGKRAVEAAVKMVERLQ, from the coding sequence ATGGTAAAAGTCAGGATTGGAGCAGTAGTTTCAGAATTCAACTATGATATAACTCACATGATGTTAGAGCTAGCAAAAGAACATGCAAAATTCCTAGAATCGGAAATAACAGAAGTAATAACGGTGCCGGGTGTTTTTGACATGCCATTGGCAATTAAAAAACTCCTTAAACAAGAAGATATTGATGCTGTAGTTACAATTGGAGCAGTAATAGAAGGTGCAACATCCCACGATGAAATTGTTATACAACATGCATCTCGTAAAATAACAGACCTTTCACTGGACTACAATAAACCTGTTGCACTAGGAATAACAGGCCCAAAAATGACAAGACTTGAGGCTCATCAACGTATAGATTATGGTAAACGAGCTGTAGAGGCAGCTGTTAAAATGGTTGAAAGGTTACAATAA
- a CDS encoding aminotransferase class V-fold PLP-dependent enzyme, whose translation MENSTNIDIRADIPLLEDVIYLDAASTTPTPKPVVDAMCDYFYNYNSNTGRGAYRMAVKSTKEFEGARSRISKFVGCGPSEVIFTKNTTEAINLVANGLNFKKGDSIIVPNIEHHSNFIPWLNLKKFGVNLKIIKADEFGIIDPYDVESAVDDNTKLITTTHISNAIGSVQPINELGKIADENNILYHVDAAQSAGHMKLDVKKIKADFVSFPGHKGFLGPVGTGFLYCSEKSVEKLEPTNLGGGTVVDVTEGKFEFEDVPARFEGGTQNIAGVIGLGAAVDYLKNIGMDKIENHSKKLTSKLFQEINSIDNTIIYGSPENIYGIVAFNIDGVNAHDVAKILDELKNICVRSGYHCAIPAIRHIGSYELGGTVRTSVHYYNTVEEIQIFGETLREISKFFGD comes from the coding sequence ATGGAAAATAGTACCAATATTGACATCAGGGCGGACATACCCTTACTTGAAGATGTAATTTATTTAGACGCAGCAAGTACTACACCAACTCCAAAACCAGTTGTTGATGCAATGTGCGATTATTTCTACAACTATAATTCCAACACTGGTAGAGGTGCGTATAGAATGGCGGTTAAATCAACCAAAGAATTTGAAGGAGCTAGGTCTCGGATTTCAAAGTTCGTTGGTTGTGGACCCTCAGAGGTAATATTCACAAAAAACACAACTGAAGCAATAAATCTTGTTGCAAATGGTTTAAATTTTAAAAAGGGAGACTCAATAATTGTTCCCAATATAGAACATCATTCTAACTTTATCCCTTGGTTAAACTTAAAGAAGTTCGGTGTGAATCTCAAAATCATAAAGGCTGATGAATTTGGTATAATTGATCCTTATGATGTTGAATCAGCTGTTGATGATAATACTAAACTCATAACAACTACCCATATTTCTAATGCAATAGGTTCGGTCCAACCAATAAATGAACTAGGTAAAATTGCAGATGAAAATAACATTCTTTATCATGTAGATGCTGCACAGTCTGCCGGGCATATGAAACTTGATGTAAAAAAGATTAAAGCAGATTTTGTATCATTTCCAGGACATAAAGGATTTCTTGGCCCAGTAGGAACAGGATTTTTATACTGCAGCGAGAAATCTGTAGAGAAACTGGAACCCACGAATTTAGGTGGGGGAACTGTTGTTGATGTTACAGAGGGTAAATTTGAATTTGAAGATGTTCCTGCAAGATTTGAAGGCGGAACTCAGAATATTGCTGGAGTTATTGGATTAGGAGCAGCTGTAGATTATCTTAAAAATATAGGTATGGATAAAATTGAAAACCACAGCAAAAAACTAACTTCAAAATTATTCCAAGAAATAAATAGCATAGATAATACAATAATATACGGTAGTCCCGAAAATATTTATGGGATAGTAGCCTTCAATATAGATGGAGTAAATGCACATGATGTTGCAAAGATACTAGACGAACTCAAAAATATCTGTGTGAGAAGCGGTTACCACTGTGCAATCCCTGCAATACGACATATAGGGTCTTATGAACTTGGGGGGACAGTGAGGACATCTGTACATTATTACAATACAGTGGAAGAAATTCAAATATTTGGAGAAACTTTAAGGGAAATTTCTAAGTTTTTTGGAGATTGA
- a CDS encoding isocitrate/isopropylmalate family dehydrogenase has translation MYKIAVIPGDGIGKEVMEATLHILDASDIEFEFKFADAGDEYAEKTGIPLPQETIDIVKQSQACLFGAAGESAADVIVKLRRELDLFVNLRPVKAYPGTKCIFDDVDFVIVRENTEGLYSGIEEYTEDGATAVRVITNKASERICRFAFEYAEKTGRKKVTAVHKANVLKKTDGIFKNNFYKVAEEFTEIETDDRYVDATAMFLITHPNMFDIIVTTNLFGDILSDEGAGLVGGLGLIPSANIGENQGLFEPVHGSAPRLAGKGIANPSAMILSAVMMLDYLDENEEARKLEKALITVLRENKVVTADLGGDATTMEMAAEVKTKFVRE, from the coding sequence ATGTACAAAATAGCGGTTATACCTGGAGATGGGATAGGAAAAGAGGTTATGGAAGCAACACTTCATATATTAGATGCTTCTGACATTGAATTTGAATTCAAGTTTGCTGATGCAGGAGATGAATATGCAGAAAAAACTGGAATACCTCTACCACAAGAAACAATAGATATTGTCAAACAATCACAAGCATGTTTATTTGGTGCAGCGGGGGAATCTGCTGCTGATGTAATAGTTAAACTCAGGCGGGAATTAGACTTATTTGTAAATCTCAGACCAGTTAAGGCCTATCCTGGTACTAAATGTATTTTTGATGATGTAGACTTTGTTATAGTTAGAGAAAACACCGAAGGACTATACTCTGGAATTGAAGAGTACACAGAGGATGGAGCAACAGCAGTTAGGGTCATAACCAACAAAGCATCAGAGAGAATATGTAGATTTGCATTTGAATATGCTGAAAAAACTGGAAGGAAAAAGGTAACAGCTGTTCATAAAGCAAACGTGTTGAAAAAAACCGATGGAATTTTTAAGAATAACTTTTATAAAGTTGCAGAAGAGTTCACAGAAATAGAAACCGATGATAGATATGTTGATGCAACTGCAATGTTTTTAATAACCCACCCTAATATGTTTGATATTATAGTTACAACCAACCTATTTGGAGATATATTATCGGATGAGGGAGCTGGACTTGTTGGTGGATTAGGACTCATACCATCAGCAAATATAGGTGAAAATCAAGGATTATTTGAACCGGTTCATGGTTCAGCTCCAAGACTTGCAGGAAAAGGTATTGCAAATCCTTCTGCTATGATATTATCGGCTGTGATGATGCTGGACTATCTTGATGAGAATGAAGAAGCAAGAAAACTTGAAAAAGCACTAATAACTGTTCTAAGAGAAAATAAAGTTGTTACCGCCGACCTTGGTGGTGATGCTACTACTATGGAAATGGCTGCAGAAGTAAAGACCAAGTTCGTGAGAGAATAG